From one Felis catus isolate Fca126 chromosome E2, F.catus_Fca126_mat1.0, whole genome shotgun sequence genomic stretch:
- the LOC123382240 gene encoding galectin-7-like, with protein sequence MAGSSNVPHKTSLPEGIRVGTVMRIRGVVPEKAGRFYVNLLCGEGPGGEAALHFNPRLDESTVVFNSLEQGTWGREERGSGIPFQHGQPFDVLLIATEEGFKAVVGDSEYHHFRYRIPPARVRLLEVGGDLQLQSVKIF encoded by the exons ATGGCGGGAAGCTCT AACGTGCCCCACAAGACGTCGCTGCCCGAGGGCATCCGGGTGGGCACCGTGATGAGGATTCGCGGCGTCGTCCCGGAAAAGGCCGGCAG GTTCTATGTGAACCTGCTGTGCGGCGAGGGGCCTGGCGGGGAGGCTGCCCTCCATTTCAACCCGCGGCTGGACGAGTCCACGGTGGTCTTCAACAGCCtggagcagggcacctggggcCGGGAGGAGCGCGGCTCAGGCATTCCCTTCCAGCATGGGCAGCCCTTCGACGTGCTCCTCATCGCCACCGAAGAAGGGTTCAAG GCGGTGGTCGGCGACTCGGAGTACCACCACTTCCGCTACCGGATCCCGCCGGCGCGCGTGCGCCTCCTGGAGGTGGGCGGGGACCTGCAGCTGCAGTCGGTGAAGATCTTCTGA
- the CAPN12 gene encoding calpain-12 isoform X3, with protein sequence MACGSRRVTIQLVDEEAGPGTRGPKPFRGQRYEAIRAACLDEGILFCDPYFPAGPDALGYDELGPDSEKAKGVEWLRPHEFCAEPQFICEDMSRTDVCQGRLGNCWFLAAAASLTLYPRLLCRVVPPGQGFQGGYAGVFHFQLWQFGRWVDVVVDDRLPVRDGKLMFVRSDQRNEFWAPLLEKAYAKLHGSYEVMRGGHMNEAFVDFTGGVGEVLYLRRDTPGLFSALRHALAKESLVGATALSDRGEYRTEDGLVKGHAYSVTGTYKVSLGFTKVRLLRLRNPWGRVEWTGAWSDSCPRWDALPAECRDALLVKKEDGEFWMGLEDFVRCFNTVQVCSLSPEVLGPSPAGGGWHIHTFQGRWVRGFNSGGSQPGNETFWTNPQFRLTLLEPDEEEDDDEEGPWGGWGAAGAWGPARGGRIPKCTVLLSLIQRNRRRLRAQGLTYLTVGFHVFQIPEELLGLWDSPRSRALLPGLLRADRSPFCARRDVSRRCRLRPGHYLVVPSAARAGDEADFTLRVFSERRHTAVEIDDVISADLHALLVPYVPLELGLEQLFQELAGEEEALSAPQLQTLLSIALEPARSHARTPREIGLRTCEQLLRCFGNGQSLTLHHFQQLWGHLLEWQATFDKFDEDASGTMNSYELRLALNAAALRGRGRHRPRLTEEKAAARRSEGSCPRPHGGDGDEAELGLEGREQLGVFPGESRGGARR encoded by the exons ATGGCGTGTGGCAGCAGGAGGGTCACTATCCAGCTGGTGGACGAGGAGGCAGGGCCTGGAACCAGGGGCCCGAAGCCCTTTCGGGGCCAGAGATACGAGGCAATCCGAGCAGCCTGCCTGGATGAGGGAATCCTGTTCTGCGATCCTTACTTCCCTGCTGGCCCCGATGCCCTTGGCTACGATGAGCTGGGGCCGGACTCGGAGAAGGCCAAAGGGGTGGAATGGCTGAGGCCCCAT gagttTTGCGCCGAGCCCCAGTTCATCTGTGAGGATATGAGCCGAACAGACGTGTGTCAGGGGCGTCTAG GTAACTGCTGGTTTCTTGCGGCCGCTGCCTCCCTCACTCTGTATCCCCGACTCCTGTGCCGGGTGGTGCCCCCTGGACAGGGGTTCCAAGGGGGCTACGCGGGTGTCTTCCACTTCCAG CTCTGGCAGTTTGGCCGCTGGGTGGACGTCGTGGTGGACGACAGGCTGCCGGTGCGTGACGGGAAGCTGATGTTCGTGCGCTCGGATCAGCGGAACGAGTTCTGGGCCCCGCTCCTGGAAAAGGCCTATGCCAA GCTCCACGGCTCCTATGAGGTGATGCGAGGCGGCCACATGAATGAGGCCTTCGTGGACTTCACAGGCGGCGTGGGCGAGGTACTCTACCTGAGGCGAGACACCCCAGGCCTCTTCTCCGCCCTGCGCCATGCCTTGGCCAAGGAGTCCCTCGTGGGCGCCACTGCCCTG AGCGATCGGGGCGAGTACCGCACCGAAGACGGGCTGGTGAAGGGACACGCGTATTCAGTCACGGGCACATACAAG GTGTCCCTGGGCTTCACCAAGGTGCGGCTGCTGCGGCTGCGGAACCCATGGGGCCGCGTGGAGTGGACCGGGGCCTGGAGCGACAG CTGCCCACGCTGGGACGCGCTCCCCGCCGAGTGCCGAGACGCCCTGCTGGTCAAAAAGGAGGATGGCGAGTTCTG GATGGGGCTGGAGGACTTCGTCCGATGCTTCAACACCGTCCAGGTCTGCTCGCTGAGCCCTGAGGTGCTGGGCCCCAGCCCAGCGGGGGGTGGCTGGCACATCCACACTTTCCAAGGCCGCTGGGTGCGGGGCTTCAACTCTGGCGGGAGCCAGCCTGGCAACG AGACCTTCTGGACCAACCCCCAGTTCCGACTGACGCTGCTGGAGCCCGATGAGGAAGAGGACGATGATGAGGAGGGGccctgggggggctggggggcggcaGGAGCGTGGGGCCCCGCGAGGGGTGGCCGCATCCCCAAGTGCACCGTCCTTCTGTCACTCATCCAGCGCAACCGCAGGCGCCTGAGGGCCCAGGGCCTCACTTACCTCACCGTGGGTTTCCACGTGTTCCAG ATCCCCGAGGAG CTGCTGGGCCTGTGGGACTCCCCGCGCAGCCGCGCGCTCCTGCCCGGCCTGCTGCGCGCCGACCGCTCGCCCTTCTGCGCCCGCCGCGACGTGAGCCGCCGCTGCCGCCTGCGCCCCGGCCACTACCTGGTGGTGCCCAGCGCCGCCCGCGCCGGCGACGAGGCCGACTTCACGCTGCGCGTCTTCTCCGAGCGCCGCCACACCGCCGT GGAGATCGATGACGTCATCAGCGCCGACCTGCACGCCCTCCTG GTCCCCTACGTTCCCCTGGAGCTGGGGCTGGAGCAGCTATTTCAGGAGCTGGCCGGAGAG GAGGAAGCACTCAGCGCCCCTCAGCTCCAGACCTTATTAAGCATCGCCCTGGAGCCTG CCAGGTCCCACGCCCGGACCCCTCGAGAGATTGGGCTCAGGACCTGTGAGCAGCTGCTGCGGTGTTTTGGG AACGGGCAAAGCCTCACCCTGCACCACTTCCAGCAGCTCTGGGGCCATCTCCTGGAGTGGCAG GCCACATTTGACAAGTTCGACGAGGACGCCTCTGGAACCATGAACTCGTACGAGCTGAGGCTGGCGCTGAATGCGGCAG CCTTGCGGGGTCGGGGCCGTCACCGTCCCCGTCTGACAGAGGAGAAAGCCGCGGCACGGAGAAGTGAAGGGAGCTGCCCGCGGCCGCACGGCGGGGACGGGGACGAGGCAGAGCTGGGCCTCGAGGGGCGGGAGCAGCTCGGTGTCTTCCCCGGGGAGAGTCGCGGTGGGGCGCGGCGCTGA
- the CAPN12 gene encoding calpain-12 isoform X2, giving the protein MACGSRRVTIQLVDEEAGPGTRGPKPFRGQRYEAIRAACLDEGILFCDPYFPAGPDALGYDELGPDSEKAKGVEWLRPHEFCAEPQFICEDMSRTDVCQGRLGNCWFLAAAASLTLYPRLLCRVVPPGQGFQGGYAGVFHFQLWQFGRWVDVVVDDRLPVRDGKLMFVRSDQRNEFWAPLLEKAYAKLHGSYEVMRGGHMNEAFVDFTGGVGEVLYLRRDTPGLFSALRHALAKESLVGATALSDRGEYRTEDGLVKGHAYSVTGTYKVSLGFTKVRLLRLRNPWGRVEWTGAWSDSCPRWDALPAECRDALLVKKEDGEFWMGLEDFVRCFNTVQVCSLSPEVLGPSPAGGGWHIHTFQGRWVRGFNSGGSQPGNETFWTNPQFRLTLLEPDEEEDDDEEGPWGGWGAAGAWGPARGGRIPKCTVLLSLIQRNRRRLRAQGLTYLTVGFHVFQIPEELLGLWDSPRSRALLPGLLRADRSPFCARRDVSRRCRLRPGHYLVVPSAARAGDEADFTLRVFSERRHTAVEIDDVISADLHALLVPYVPLELGLEQLFQELAGEEEALSAPQLQTLLSIALEPARSHARTPREIGLRTCEQLLRCFGNGQSLTLHHFQQLWGHLLEWQATFDKFDEDASGTMNSYELRLALNAAGFHLNNQLTQALTSRYRDSRLQVDFERFVSCAAQLTCIFRHCSRQLEGGEGVVCLTRRQWMEVATFS; this is encoded by the exons ATGGCGTGTGGCAGCAGGAGGGTCACTATCCAGCTGGTGGACGAGGAGGCAGGGCCTGGAACCAGGGGCCCGAAGCCCTTTCGGGGCCAGAGATACGAGGCAATCCGAGCAGCCTGCCTGGATGAGGGAATCCTGTTCTGCGATCCTTACTTCCCTGCTGGCCCCGATGCCCTTGGCTACGATGAGCTGGGGCCGGACTCGGAGAAGGCCAAAGGGGTGGAATGGCTGAGGCCCCAT gagttTTGCGCCGAGCCCCAGTTCATCTGTGAGGATATGAGCCGAACAGACGTGTGTCAGGGGCGTCTAG GTAACTGCTGGTTTCTTGCGGCCGCTGCCTCCCTCACTCTGTATCCCCGACTCCTGTGCCGGGTGGTGCCCCCTGGACAGGGGTTCCAAGGGGGCTACGCGGGTGTCTTCCACTTCCAG CTCTGGCAGTTTGGCCGCTGGGTGGACGTCGTGGTGGACGACAGGCTGCCGGTGCGTGACGGGAAGCTGATGTTCGTGCGCTCGGATCAGCGGAACGAGTTCTGGGCCCCGCTCCTGGAAAAGGCCTATGCCAA GCTCCACGGCTCCTATGAGGTGATGCGAGGCGGCCACATGAATGAGGCCTTCGTGGACTTCACAGGCGGCGTGGGCGAGGTACTCTACCTGAGGCGAGACACCCCAGGCCTCTTCTCCGCCCTGCGCCATGCCTTGGCCAAGGAGTCCCTCGTGGGCGCCACTGCCCTG AGCGATCGGGGCGAGTACCGCACCGAAGACGGGCTGGTGAAGGGACACGCGTATTCAGTCACGGGCACATACAAG GTGTCCCTGGGCTTCACCAAGGTGCGGCTGCTGCGGCTGCGGAACCCATGGGGCCGCGTGGAGTGGACCGGGGCCTGGAGCGACAG CTGCCCACGCTGGGACGCGCTCCCCGCCGAGTGCCGAGACGCCCTGCTGGTCAAAAAGGAGGATGGCGAGTTCTG GATGGGGCTGGAGGACTTCGTCCGATGCTTCAACACCGTCCAGGTCTGCTCGCTGAGCCCTGAGGTGCTGGGCCCCAGCCCAGCGGGGGGTGGCTGGCACATCCACACTTTCCAAGGCCGCTGGGTGCGGGGCTTCAACTCTGGCGGGAGCCAGCCTGGCAACG AGACCTTCTGGACCAACCCCCAGTTCCGACTGACGCTGCTGGAGCCCGATGAGGAAGAGGACGATGATGAGGAGGGGccctgggggggctggggggcggcaGGAGCGTGGGGCCCCGCGAGGGGTGGCCGCATCCCCAAGTGCACCGTCCTTCTGTCACTCATCCAGCGCAACCGCAGGCGCCTGAGGGCCCAGGGCCTCACTTACCTCACCGTGGGTTTCCACGTGTTCCAG ATCCCCGAGGAG CTGCTGGGCCTGTGGGACTCCCCGCGCAGCCGCGCGCTCCTGCCCGGCCTGCTGCGCGCCGACCGCTCGCCCTTCTGCGCCCGCCGCGACGTGAGCCGCCGCTGCCGCCTGCGCCCCGGCCACTACCTGGTGGTGCCCAGCGCCGCCCGCGCCGGCGACGAGGCCGACTTCACGCTGCGCGTCTTCTCCGAGCGCCGCCACACCGCCGT GGAGATCGATGACGTCATCAGCGCCGACCTGCACGCCCTCCTG GTCCCCTACGTTCCCCTGGAGCTGGGGCTGGAGCAGCTATTTCAGGAGCTGGCCGGAGAG GAGGAAGCACTCAGCGCCCCTCAGCTCCAGACCTTATTAAGCATCGCCCTGGAGCCTG CCAGGTCCCACGCCCGGACCCCTCGAGAGATTGGGCTCAGGACCTGTGAGCAGCTGCTGCGGTGTTTTGGG AACGGGCAAAGCCTCACCCTGCACCACTTCCAGCAGCTCTGGGGCCATCTCCTGGAGTGGCAG GCCACATTTGACAAGTTCGACGAGGACGCCTCTGGAACCATGAACTCGTACGAGCTGAGGCTGGCGCTGAATGCGGCAG GCTTCCACCTGAACAACCAGCTGACCCAGGCCCTCACCAGCCGCTACCGGGACAGCCGCCTGCAGGTGGACTTCGAGCGCTTCGTGTCGTGCGCAGCCCAGCTCACCTGCATCTTCC GCCACTGCAGCCGGCAGCTGGAGGGAGGCGAGGGCGTCGTCTGCCTGACCCGCAGACAG tggATGGAGGTGGCCACCTTCTCCTAG
- the CAPN12 gene encoding calpain-12 isoform X1, with protein sequence MACGSRRVTIQLVDEEAGPGTRGPKPFRGQRYEAIRAACLDEGILFCDPYFPAGPDALGYDELGPDSEKAKGVEWLRPHEFCAEPQFICEDMSRTDVCQGRLGNCWFLAAAASLTLYPRLLCRVVPPGQGFQGGYAGVFHFQLWQFGRWVDVVVDDRLPVRDGKLMFVRSDQRNEFWAPLLEKAYAKLHGSYEVMRGGHMNEAFVDFTGGVGEVLYLRRDTPGLFSALRHALAKESLVGATALSDRGEYRTEDGLVKGHAYSVTGTYKVSLGFTKVRLLRLRNPWGRVEWTGAWSDSCPRWDALPAECRDALLVKKEDGEFWMGLEDFVRCFNTVQVCSLSPEVLGPSPAGGGWHIHTFQGRWVRGFNSGGSQPGNETFWTNPQFRLTLLEPDEEEDDDEEGPWGGWGAAGAWGPARGGRIPKCTVLLSLIQRNRRRLRAQGLTYLTVGFHVFQIPEELLGLWDSPRSRALLPGLLRADRSPFCARRDVSRRCRLRPGHYLVVPSAARAGDEADFTLRVFSERRHTAVEIDDVISADLHALLVPYVPLELGLEQLFQELAGEEEALSAPQLQTLLSIALEPARSHARTPREIGLRTCEQLLRCFGNGQSLTLHHFQQLWGHLLEWQATFDKFDEDASGTMNSYELRLALNAAGFHLNNQLTQALTSRYRDSRLQVDFERFVSCAAQLTCIFRHCSRQLEGGEGVVCLTRRQHLRPEAEEPPGPPPPLPGTRGRCSGAKRRSGASPREPACLERLLAPVPTSRAMLATRRPALLCALLSPSGRGVATALCSRRLHDLALGAWQERVPGSAHFYSHGDGDLPGPAWLWEEVLPWLC encoded by the exons ATGGCGTGTGGCAGCAGGAGGGTCACTATCCAGCTGGTGGACGAGGAGGCAGGGCCTGGAACCAGGGGCCCGAAGCCCTTTCGGGGCCAGAGATACGAGGCAATCCGAGCAGCCTGCCTGGATGAGGGAATCCTGTTCTGCGATCCTTACTTCCCTGCTGGCCCCGATGCCCTTGGCTACGATGAGCTGGGGCCGGACTCGGAGAAGGCCAAAGGGGTGGAATGGCTGAGGCCCCAT gagttTTGCGCCGAGCCCCAGTTCATCTGTGAGGATATGAGCCGAACAGACGTGTGTCAGGGGCGTCTAG GTAACTGCTGGTTTCTTGCGGCCGCTGCCTCCCTCACTCTGTATCCCCGACTCCTGTGCCGGGTGGTGCCCCCTGGACAGGGGTTCCAAGGGGGCTACGCGGGTGTCTTCCACTTCCAG CTCTGGCAGTTTGGCCGCTGGGTGGACGTCGTGGTGGACGACAGGCTGCCGGTGCGTGACGGGAAGCTGATGTTCGTGCGCTCGGATCAGCGGAACGAGTTCTGGGCCCCGCTCCTGGAAAAGGCCTATGCCAA GCTCCACGGCTCCTATGAGGTGATGCGAGGCGGCCACATGAATGAGGCCTTCGTGGACTTCACAGGCGGCGTGGGCGAGGTACTCTACCTGAGGCGAGACACCCCAGGCCTCTTCTCCGCCCTGCGCCATGCCTTGGCCAAGGAGTCCCTCGTGGGCGCCACTGCCCTG AGCGATCGGGGCGAGTACCGCACCGAAGACGGGCTGGTGAAGGGACACGCGTATTCAGTCACGGGCACATACAAG GTGTCCCTGGGCTTCACCAAGGTGCGGCTGCTGCGGCTGCGGAACCCATGGGGCCGCGTGGAGTGGACCGGGGCCTGGAGCGACAG CTGCCCACGCTGGGACGCGCTCCCCGCCGAGTGCCGAGACGCCCTGCTGGTCAAAAAGGAGGATGGCGAGTTCTG GATGGGGCTGGAGGACTTCGTCCGATGCTTCAACACCGTCCAGGTCTGCTCGCTGAGCCCTGAGGTGCTGGGCCCCAGCCCAGCGGGGGGTGGCTGGCACATCCACACTTTCCAAGGCCGCTGGGTGCGGGGCTTCAACTCTGGCGGGAGCCAGCCTGGCAACG AGACCTTCTGGACCAACCCCCAGTTCCGACTGACGCTGCTGGAGCCCGATGAGGAAGAGGACGATGATGAGGAGGGGccctgggggggctggggggcggcaGGAGCGTGGGGCCCCGCGAGGGGTGGCCGCATCCCCAAGTGCACCGTCCTTCTGTCACTCATCCAGCGCAACCGCAGGCGCCTGAGGGCCCAGGGCCTCACTTACCTCACCGTGGGTTTCCACGTGTTCCAG ATCCCCGAGGAG CTGCTGGGCCTGTGGGACTCCCCGCGCAGCCGCGCGCTCCTGCCCGGCCTGCTGCGCGCCGACCGCTCGCCCTTCTGCGCCCGCCGCGACGTGAGCCGCCGCTGCCGCCTGCGCCCCGGCCACTACCTGGTGGTGCCCAGCGCCGCCCGCGCCGGCGACGAGGCCGACTTCACGCTGCGCGTCTTCTCCGAGCGCCGCCACACCGCCGT GGAGATCGATGACGTCATCAGCGCCGACCTGCACGCCCTCCTG GTCCCCTACGTTCCCCTGGAGCTGGGGCTGGAGCAGCTATTTCAGGAGCTGGCCGGAGAG GAGGAAGCACTCAGCGCCCCTCAGCTCCAGACCTTATTAAGCATCGCCCTGGAGCCTG CCAGGTCCCACGCCCGGACCCCTCGAGAGATTGGGCTCAGGACCTGTGAGCAGCTGCTGCGGTGTTTTGGG AACGGGCAAAGCCTCACCCTGCACCACTTCCAGCAGCTCTGGGGCCATCTCCTGGAGTGGCAG GCCACATTTGACAAGTTCGACGAGGACGCCTCTGGAACCATGAACTCGTACGAGCTGAGGCTGGCGCTGAATGCGGCAG GCTTCCACCTGAACAACCAGCTGACCCAGGCCCTCACCAGCCGCTACCGGGACAGCCGCCTGCAGGTGGACTTCGAGCGCTTCGTGTCGTGCGCAGCCCAGCTCACCTGCATCTTCC GCCACTGCAGCCGGCAGCTGGAGGGAGGCGAGGGCGTCGTCTGCCTGACCCGCAGACAG CACCTGCGGCCAGAGGCGGAAGAGCCGCCGGGACCCCCTCCGCCTCTGCCCGGCACGCGGGGCCGGTGCTCTGGCGCGAAGCGGCGGTCCGGAGCGTCGCCGCGGGAGCCAGCCTGCCTGGAGCGGCTTCTGGCTCCGGTGCCCACCAGCCGGGCGATGCTGGCCACGCGGCGCCCTGCACTTCTCTGCGCTCTGCTCTCCCCATCCGGACGCGGGGTGGCGACGGCACTCTGCTCGCGCAGGCTACACGACTTAGCGCTCGGAGCCTGGCAAGAGCGGGTCCCCGGTAGCGCCCATTTTTACAGTCACGGGGACGGGGATCTCCCAGGCCCAGCCTGGCTCTGGGAAGAGGTTCTCCCGTGGCTCTGCTAA
- the CAPN12 gene encoding calpain-12 isoform X4 codes for MACGSRRVTIQLVDEEAGPGTRGPKPFRGQRYEAIRAACLDEGILFCDPYFPAGPDALGYDELGPDSEKAKGVEWLRPHEFCAEPQFICEDMSRTDVCQGRLGNCWFLAAAASLTLYPRLLCRVVPPGQGFQGGYAGVFHFQLWQFGRWVDVVVDDRLPVRDGKLMFVRSDQRNEFWAPLLEKAYAKLHGSYEVMRGGHMNEAFVDFTGGVGEVLYLRRDTPGLFSALRHALAKESLVGATALSDRGEYRTEDGLVKGHAYSVTGTYKVSLGFTKVRLLRLRNPWGRVEWTGAWSDSCPRWDALPAECRDALLVKKEDGEFWMGLEDFVRCFNTVQVCSLSPEVLGPSPAGGGWHIHTFQGRWVRGFNSGGSQPGNETFWTNPQFRLTLLEPDEEEDDDEEGPWGGWGAAGAWGPARGGRIPKCTVLLSLIQRNRRRLRAQGLTYLTVGFHVFQIPEELLGLWDSPRSRALLPGLLRADRSPFCARRDVSRRCRLRPGHYLVVPSAARAGDEADFTLRVFSERRHTAVEIDDVISADLHALLVPYVPLELGLEQLFQELAGEEEALSAPQLQTLLSIALEPVPGGHLAL; via the exons ATGGCGTGTGGCAGCAGGAGGGTCACTATCCAGCTGGTGGACGAGGAGGCAGGGCCTGGAACCAGGGGCCCGAAGCCCTTTCGGGGCCAGAGATACGAGGCAATCCGAGCAGCCTGCCTGGATGAGGGAATCCTGTTCTGCGATCCTTACTTCCCTGCTGGCCCCGATGCCCTTGGCTACGATGAGCTGGGGCCGGACTCGGAGAAGGCCAAAGGGGTGGAATGGCTGAGGCCCCAT gagttTTGCGCCGAGCCCCAGTTCATCTGTGAGGATATGAGCCGAACAGACGTGTGTCAGGGGCGTCTAG GTAACTGCTGGTTTCTTGCGGCCGCTGCCTCCCTCACTCTGTATCCCCGACTCCTGTGCCGGGTGGTGCCCCCTGGACAGGGGTTCCAAGGGGGCTACGCGGGTGTCTTCCACTTCCAG CTCTGGCAGTTTGGCCGCTGGGTGGACGTCGTGGTGGACGACAGGCTGCCGGTGCGTGACGGGAAGCTGATGTTCGTGCGCTCGGATCAGCGGAACGAGTTCTGGGCCCCGCTCCTGGAAAAGGCCTATGCCAA GCTCCACGGCTCCTATGAGGTGATGCGAGGCGGCCACATGAATGAGGCCTTCGTGGACTTCACAGGCGGCGTGGGCGAGGTACTCTACCTGAGGCGAGACACCCCAGGCCTCTTCTCCGCCCTGCGCCATGCCTTGGCCAAGGAGTCCCTCGTGGGCGCCACTGCCCTG AGCGATCGGGGCGAGTACCGCACCGAAGACGGGCTGGTGAAGGGACACGCGTATTCAGTCACGGGCACATACAAG GTGTCCCTGGGCTTCACCAAGGTGCGGCTGCTGCGGCTGCGGAACCCATGGGGCCGCGTGGAGTGGACCGGGGCCTGGAGCGACAG CTGCCCACGCTGGGACGCGCTCCCCGCCGAGTGCCGAGACGCCCTGCTGGTCAAAAAGGAGGATGGCGAGTTCTG GATGGGGCTGGAGGACTTCGTCCGATGCTTCAACACCGTCCAGGTCTGCTCGCTGAGCCCTGAGGTGCTGGGCCCCAGCCCAGCGGGGGGTGGCTGGCACATCCACACTTTCCAAGGCCGCTGGGTGCGGGGCTTCAACTCTGGCGGGAGCCAGCCTGGCAACG AGACCTTCTGGACCAACCCCCAGTTCCGACTGACGCTGCTGGAGCCCGATGAGGAAGAGGACGATGATGAGGAGGGGccctgggggggctggggggcggcaGGAGCGTGGGGCCCCGCGAGGGGTGGCCGCATCCCCAAGTGCACCGTCCTTCTGTCACTCATCCAGCGCAACCGCAGGCGCCTGAGGGCCCAGGGCCTCACTTACCTCACCGTGGGTTTCCACGTGTTCCAG ATCCCCGAGGAG CTGCTGGGCCTGTGGGACTCCCCGCGCAGCCGCGCGCTCCTGCCCGGCCTGCTGCGCGCCGACCGCTCGCCCTTCTGCGCCCGCCGCGACGTGAGCCGCCGCTGCCGCCTGCGCCCCGGCCACTACCTGGTGGTGCCCAGCGCCGCCCGCGCCGGCGACGAGGCCGACTTCACGCTGCGCGTCTTCTCCGAGCGCCGCCACACCGCCGT GGAGATCGATGACGTCATCAGCGCCGACCTGCACGCCCTCCTG GTCCCCTACGTTCCCCTGGAGCTGGGGCTGGAGCAGCTATTTCAGGAGCTGGCCGGAGAG GAGGAAGCACTCAGCGCCCCTCAGCTCCAGACCTTATTAAGCATCGCCCTGGAGCCTG TTCCCGGCGGTCACttggctctctga